The window CTGCGCCGCTCATCCCTTGCGTTGGGATTTGTGCGTTTATCTCGCCGCACGCGTCGATCTCTGCGACATTTGCCTCACCGCTCCGTTCCGCTGCGTTTAAAATTTTAGGCTCGTTTACGCAGATTAAATTTGCCCGCAGCTTACCGTCCAAACTCGCGCCGCAAAATTCCCGCTCGCGAATGTTTTGAAATTTTAGAGCCTGTGCGCTGTGTCTCCCAACCTGCGAGCGATAAAATTTCGATCCGCCCTCGCTGCAAAATTCCTGCGCCGCCGTGCCGTCAAAGTAAAATGCCTCGCCGATTTGCACGCCTTTATCCTCGCAGCCGCAGACGCCTATGTTTAGTGCAAAGTCCGCGCGCCGCGAAAGTAAAATTTCGCCGAAGCGCTCTGAATTTTGCGCGGAGCTAAAATATGAAATTTTAAAATTTTCAGCTGCATTTAGCGCAGAACCGACCTCTGCATCGCCGCCGCAGAGCGCGCCCGCGTCCAAACGATGCTTAAATTTTGCGTCCGCGCCGCGCCGATCCTTGCGAAGCTCGCGCCCGAATTTCGCGTCCGTATCGGCACGGCGAACAAATTCCGCGCCCGCTTCAAATTTGGCCCCAAACCTCACGCCGCAGATGTATAAAAGTATATCGCCGCCTGCGAACAGATCGCCGCTACGCGTAAGTTTAAAACTCTCGATTATCGCTTGGGCTTCGCAGCGCAAAGCCGTGCAGATTAGTATCATCGCCGCCCCTTCCAAAAGCGCAATTTTAACAATTTGAGCTATAATTTAAGATTAATTTGGCACAAAAGGGCAAAAATGAACGATCTCATCACCATCACGGGCGCACGCGAGCACAATCTGAAAAATATAAATTTGCAAATTCCAAAGGACAAACTCGTCGTTTTTACAGGTCTCAGCGGCAGCGGCAAGAGCACGCTGGCGTTTGATACGCTATATGCCGAGGGGCAGCGCAGATACGTCGAGAGCCTAAGCAGCTACGCGAGGCAGTTTTTAGACCGTGTAGGCAAGCCTGACGTCGATAAGATAGACGGTCTGACGCCTGCGATCGCGATCGATCAAAAAACGACGTCAAAAAACCCGCGCTCGACGGTGGGCACGATTACCGAAATTTACGACTATCTGAGGCTGCTTTATGCGCGCGTCGGGGTGCAGCACTGCCACAAATGCGGTAAGCCGATCTCAAAGATGAGCTCCAGCGACATTATCGCCGAGATCATGAAGCTGCCGCGCGGCGCAAAGGTGATCTTGGGCGCGCCCTTGGTGCGCGAGAAAAAGGGCAGCTTTGCCGATATGCTACAGAGCCTACGCGAGCAGGGCTACGTGCGCGCTCAGATCGACGGCGTGCTAGTGCGACTGGACGAGGAGATCGAGCTAAGCAAGACAAAAAAACACTCGATCAAGGTCATCATCGACCGCACGATCATCGACGAGGAAAATTCCATCCGTATCGCAAGCGACGTCGAAAAGGCGCTCAAGCTCAGCTTCGGCGAACTTGAGGTTGAGATCGCAAACGCCGCCGAGCTGGGGCTCGCGCAGAGCCTGATCCACTACAGCGAGCATATGGCGTGCTTTGATTGTAAAATTTCATTCAAGCCGCTCGAGCCGCTCGCGTTTAGCTTCAACTCCCCAAAGGGCGCGTGCGAGAGCTGCGACGGGCTGGGGATAAAATTTAGCCTCGATCTAGGCAAGATCATCAACGAAAACGCCTCGATCGAGGGCGGTGCGATCAAGGTGATGTCGGGCTTCAACAAGAGCTATTATTATAAATTTCTGCTCGGATTTTGCGAAGCAAACGGCATAAACGTCAAAATCCCGTACGCAAACTTAAGCGAGGAGCAAAAAAAGCTGATCCTCTACGGCAGCGTCAAAGAGATCGATTTTTACTGGAAAAAACATAAGCTCGTGCGTAAATTTGAGGGCGCGATCAAATACGCCTACGATCTGCTCAAAAACGAAAGCGATCTGGACGATTATATGAGCGAAAAAATTTGCCCGGATTGCGGCGGACTGCGCCTGCGTCCCGAAAGCCTAGCCGTAAAGGTCGCAGACAAGGGCATCGGCGATGTGATAAATATGAGTATCGCAGACTGCGTGGAATTTTTCAGCGACGAGAAGCGGTTTTCAAATTTAAGCGAAAAAGACGCGCAGATCGCGGCGCCGATCCTAAAAGAGATCAACGAGAGGCTGTTTTTCTTAAAAGACGTGGGGCTTGGATACCTCACGCTTGGGCGCGATGCGCGCACCATTAGCGGCGGCGAGGCGCAGCGTATCCGTATCGCAAGCCAGATCGGTTCGGGTCTTAGCGGCGTGATGTATGTGCTCGACGAGCCTAGCATAGGACTTCACGAGCGCGATACGCAAAAGCTCATCAAGACGCTGCGAAGCTTACAGGAAAAGGGAAATTCCGTAATCGTCGTCGAGCACGATAAAAAGACGATCGAGGCGGCGGATTTCGTCGTGGATATCGGCCCCGGGGCGGGCAATCTAGGCGGCGAGGTCGTGTTCGCAGGAGACGTCGCGCATCTGCTTAAAAGTAATACGCAAACCGCGCTGTATCTGAACAACCAAAAGGAGATAAATTACCAAAAGCACCGCAAGCAGGAGCTTTGGCTAAGTATCAAAAACGTAAATATCAATAACATCCACGGCCTTTGCGCAAAATTTCCGCTGCGAAATTTAGTCGGCATCACGGGCGTTAGCGGCAGCGGCAAGAGCTCTTTGGTGCTGCAAACCATACTGCCGACGGCGCTTGAGGAGCTAAATCGCGCTAGGAAAGTGCACGCGGTAAAGGGCACTAAAATTTCCGGGCTTGAAAGCCTAGATAAAGTGATCTATCTGGATCAAACCCCGATCGGACGCACCCCGCGCAGCAATCCCGCGACCTACACGGGGGTGATGGACGAGATCCGCGCGCTTTTTGCCGCGACGAAGGAAGCGCAGCTGCGCGGATACAAGATCGGTCGCTTCAGCTTCAACGTCAAGGGCGGGCGCTGCGAAAAATGCGCGGGCGAGGGCGAGATCACGATCGAGATGCACTTCCTACCCGATATCAGCGTTGTATGCGACGTTTGTCACGGCACGAGATACAATGCGCAGACGCTTGAAATTTTATACAAAAACAAAAGCATAGCCGACGTTTTAGCGATGAGTATCGACGAGGCGCTCGAGTTTTTCAAAGCCGTGCCTAAAATTTATCAAAAGCTAAAGACGCTCGCGGACGTCGGGCTTGGATACGTTTCGCTAGGCCAGCCCGCCACGACGCTTAGCGGCGGCGAGGCACAGCGCGTCAAGCTCGCCAAGGAGCTAAGCCGCACCGACACGGGCAATACGCTATATATCCTGGACGAGCCCACGACGGGGCTGCATTTTGCAGACGTAGATCGCCTGGTAGCGGTGCTGCACCATTTGGTTGATCTGGGAAATTCCGTCTTTGTGATTGAGCATAATCTGGACGTCATCAAAAACTGCGATTACATCATCGACATGGGACCCGAGGGCGGCGAGGGCGGCGGACAGATCGTCGCTTGCGGCACCCCAGAAAAGCTTGCGAAAGATTTTAAAAAGACAGGTAGCTACACGGGGGAATTTTTGGCGCAGGAGCTAGCGGCGATGAAGAGCACGAGGAAAAACAAGCGAGGTTAAAACGCCTTATCGGGGTCAAGAATGGATCAAAGCAGGCTTGAGGAATTAAAAAGGCTATTGAATGAGCGGCGCGGCGGTGCAAAGCAAAACCGCAGCGAGGAGCTTGACGTCGAAAATTCTGAAACTGAGAATTCTGAAACTGAAAATTCCGAAGTTTCGAATTCTAAAGCCCTGAATTTTGAAATCCAGAATTCTGAAGTTTCAAATTTTGAATCCCAGGATTCTGAAGTTTCAAATTTTGAAGTTTTAAATTCTGCATCCCTGAATTCCGAATCTTTGAATTCCAAAGCACGGAATTCAGCTACTGATGCTTTAAATTTAGAGGCCAAAGCGGCTCAGAATTCTGCCTGTGAAAACAGTATGGAGCCGCAAAATTTTATCTCGGATGACAGCGGCTCTTTTCAGCATAATCCCAAAGCCAGAGATTACGACAAAGATCCGATAATTCTTGAAAACTACGAATATCTATATCAAAAGCTATTAATGGTTTTCTCTCTTTTTATAGGAGGCGTATTTACCATAATCGTAAATTTTGATTGGAAAGCCAGCGGCGCAGTGGATTATAGCGCCAAGAACGGTATATACATGATTTTGTTTTTATCGTTTTTATCGCTATTCATTATATTACCTGAGCTTATAGATTATAGAAAAGAGAGACCGACGATACGGCTTAAAAACAATCAAATAGAATTTTACGAAAAAGATAAAATCGCGTATGTCGAGCAATGTGAAAATTTGCGACATAATATGGGTTGGTCCTTTTTTATAGGAAATTTTAAAGGAAAAAGAGGATTGCTATATATGTTTATGGCGGCAGTGTTGCTATGCTTGGTTTTCATGACGATTGATCTTGTAGTTGCTCGTTGGTTTTTGAGCTTTGCTTTGTTTCAGTTTGCGGGCAATATATTAGTAAAATTTATCTTTTGTCTTGTTTTGGGAAAGAGCGGCGATAGGAGATTTTCAATTTTCCCCGTATTAAGAGT of the uncultured Campylobacter sp. genome contains:
- the uvrA gene encoding excinuclease ABC subunit UvrA translates to MNDLITITGAREHNLKNINLQIPKDKLVVFTGLSGSGKSTLAFDTLYAEGQRRYVESLSSYARQFLDRVGKPDVDKIDGLTPAIAIDQKTTSKNPRSTVGTITEIYDYLRLLYARVGVQHCHKCGKPISKMSSSDIIAEIMKLPRGAKVILGAPLVREKKGSFADMLQSLREQGYVRAQIDGVLVRLDEEIELSKTKKHSIKVIIDRTIIDEENSIRIASDVEKALKLSFGELEVEIANAAELGLAQSLIHYSEHMACFDCKISFKPLEPLAFSFNSPKGACESCDGLGIKFSLDLGKIINENASIEGGAIKVMSGFNKSYYYKFLLGFCEANGINVKIPYANLSEEQKKLILYGSVKEIDFYWKKHKLVRKFEGAIKYAYDLLKNESDLDDYMSEKICPDCGGLRLRPESLAVKVADKGIGDVINMSIADCVEFFSDEKRFSNLSEKDAQIAAPILKEINERLFFLKDVGLGYLTLGRDARTISGGEAQRIRIASQIGSGLSGVMYVLDEPSIGLHERDTQKLIKTLRSLQEKGNSVIVVEHDKKTIEAADFVVDIGPGAGNLGGEVVFAGDVAHLLKSNTQTALYLNNQKEINYQKHRKQELWLSIKNVNINNIHGLCAKFPLRNLVGITGVSGSGKSSLVLQTILPTALEELNRARKVHAVKGTKISGLESLDKVIYLDQTPIGRTPRSNPATYTGVMDEIRALFAATKEAQLRGYKIGRFSFNVKGGRCEKCAGEGEITIEMHFLPDISVVCDVCHGTRYNAQTLEILYKNKSIADVLAMSIDEALEFFKAVPKIYQKLKTLADVGLGYVSLGQPATTLSGGEAQRVKLAKELSRTDTGNTLYILDEPTTGLHFADVDRLVAVLHHLVDLGNSVFVIEHNLDVIKNCDYIIDMGPEGGEGGGQIVACGTPEKLAKDFKKTGSYTGEFLAQELAAMKSTRKNKRG